A genomic segment from Leptolyngbya boryana PCC 6306 encodes:
- the cysS gene encoding cysteine--tRNA ligase gives MALVVYNTLTRRKEPFEPIESGHVKMYCCGVTVYDFCHLGHARSYIAWDTVRRYLTWRGYKVRYVQNFTDIDDKILNRAREEGSTMEAVAERNIQLYFEDMRRLNILDADAYPRATNTIDGIKRLIYELEQKEFAYAAGGDVYYAVQHDREYGKLSGRKLEDMQAGASGRVDDEEPKKRYPFDFALWKGAKPGEPAWDSPWGKGRPGWHIECSAMVREFLGETIDIHVGGADLVFPHHENEIAQSEAATGKSLANYWLHNGMVNVDGEKMSKSLGNFTTIRDLLDKKGIDPMVIRFFVLQASYRKPIDFTNEALSAAQNGWETLKDGLLFGFKLNSALEGEIDRTSQTVQEFQAAMDDDFNTSGALAALFPVAKELQRQGNILVHEGKTDTAPDILQVQWKTLVELAKVLGLEAEPEAESSGGLSDSEIETLIQQRKDAKKAKDFAEADRIRNDLQVQGITLIDKPGGEVIWHR, from the coding sequence ATGGCTTTAGTCGTTTACAACACTCTAACCCGCCGCAAGGAACCGTTTGAGCCAATCGAATCGGGTCACGTGAAGATGTATTGCTGCGGAGTGACAGTGTACGATTTTTGCCATTTAGGACATGCTCGATCGTATATTGCGTGGGACACGGTTCGGCGATATTTGACCTGGCGCGGCTACAAGGTACGCTATGTGCAAAATTTTACCGATATTGATGACAAAATCCTCAATCGCGCCCGCGAAGAAGGCTCCACGATGGAAGCGGTTGCAGAACGCAATATTCAACTCTATTTCGAGGATATGCGGCGGTTGAATATTCTGGATGCTGATGCTTATCCGCGGGCAACGAATACGATCGACGGCATCAAACGCTTAATTTACGAATTAGAGCAAAAAGAATTTGCTTACGCTGCCGGGGGCGATGTCTATTACGCAGTTCAGCACGATCGAGAGTATGGCAAGCTCTCAGGACGTAAATTAGAAGACATGCAAGCAGGTGCAAGCGGGCGGGTCGATGATGAGGAACCGAAAAAGCGCTATCCGTTTGATTTCGCTTTATGGAAAGGCGCGAAGCCCGGTGAACCTGCATGGGATTCGCCTTGGGGGAAAGGTCGCCCTGGATGGCATATTGAATGCTCGGCAATGGTGCGGGAGTTTTTAGGGGAAACAATCGATATTCATGTCGGGGGTGCGGATCTAGTATTTCCGCATCACGAGAATGAGATTGCCCAATCAGAGGCGGCAACGGGTAAATCGCTCGCGAACTATTGGCTCCATAATGGCATGGTGAATGTCGATGGTGAGAAAATGTCCAAGTCGCTCGGCAATTTCACAACCATTCGCGATTTGCTCGATAAGAAAGGCATCGATCCGATGGTGATCCGGTTCTTTGTGCTACAAGCGAGCTACCGAAAACCGATCGATTTCACAAACGAAGCCTTGTCAGCGGCTCAAAATGGTTGGGAGACATTAAAAGATGGCTTGCTGTTTGGGTTTAAGCTGAATTCGGCTTTGGAAGGGGAAATCGATCGAACTTCTCAAACCGTGCAAGAATTCCAAGCCGCGATGGATGACGATTTCAACACATCCGGGGCGTTAGCGGCGCTATTCCCAGTTGCAAAAGAACTCCAGCGGCAAGGCAATATTCTAGTGCATGAAGGCAAAACTGACACTGCACCCGATATTTTGCAAGTTCAATGGAAAACCTTAGTCGAACTGGCGAAAGTTTTAGGTTTAGAGGCAGAGCCAGAAGCAGAAAGTTCGGGCGGGTTATCAGACAGTGAGATTGAAACCCTGATCCAGCAACGGAAAGATGCGAAAAAAGCAAAAGATTTTGCCGAAGCCGATCGCATTCGCAACGATCTGCAAGTTCAAGGCATTACTTTGATCGATAAACCAGGGGGCGAAGTAATTTGGCATCGCTAG
- a CDS encoding PEP-CTERM sorting domain-containing protein, with protein MAKSFFGLTCPKSNFYPVSTFKLAGCSNRGSRRSWTLLTLSITGGWLLSNFWVPVRAATMINNSGLQFEQDTTLDSNFIESHGAYQSTFGVMEVDTKKKTPLIVETKAADDAESIFKPSSFRNHTGTNTDFRGTPSNAVANPTARFTFKGNKRYVLYLESSFNGRPTGILYSENVLNPNQEQQVKFTGGASDLCSSGVMVNWDDTGSKLVRNRGQQDRDFDDFIVQLKGTTCAMGGGEPPEAVSQLPSPPPVGVLPTTVGGRRFPWEPLLLLGALPFLGGGKDSSSNPPGGPGGLVSSSNPGNPGNPGNPGNPGNPGNPGNPGNPICPNKPNCPNTPVPEPMTILGSGTAIAFGALIQRRRRRKP; from the coding sequence ATGGCAAAAAGTTTCTTCGGTTTGACATGCCCTAAGTCAAACTTTTATCCAGTCAGTACTTTTAAACTGGCGGGTTGTTCAAATCGTGGCTCTCGTCGATCGTGGACACTGCTAACCCTCAGTATTACAGGGGGATGGCTTCTCAGTAATTTCTGGGTTCCAGTCCGTGCTGCTACGATGATCAATAACTCGGGGCTACAATTTGAGCAAGATACAACGCTTGATTCTAACTTCATAGAATCTCATGGTGCGTATCAATCGACTTTCGGAGTCATGGAAGTCGATACGAAAAAGAAAACTCCGTTGATTGTAGAAACGAAAGCTGCGGATGATGCAGAATCTATTTTTAAGCCTTCCTCGTTTCGGAATCATACTGGAACCAATACTGACTTTCGAGGAACCCCAAGCAATGCAGTTGCAAATCCAACTGCACGATTTACGTTTAAAGGAAACAAGCGATACGTTTTGTATTTAGAATCTAGCTTTAATGGTCGCCCGACTGGAATTCTTTACTCAGAGAACGTTCTGAATCCCAATCAAGAGCAACAAGTTAAATTCACAGGCGGTGCGAGCGATCTGTGCTCGAGTGGGGTGATGGTGAATTGGGACGATACAGGTTCTAAACTTGTGCGGAACCGAGGACAACAAGATCGTGATTTTGATGACTTTATCGTGCAGTTGAAAGGAACCACTTGTGCGATGGGCGGGGGTGAACCTCCTGAAGCCGTTTCGCAACTTCCCTCCCCGCCTCCGGTAGGAGTCTTACCTACGACGGTCGGTGGGAGAAGATTTCCCTGGGAACCATTGCTGCTGCTCGGTGCACTTCCGTTTTTGGGTGGAGGGAAGGATAGCAGTTCAAATCCTCCAGGTGGTCCAGGAGGACTGGTTAGTTCGAGTAATCCAGGTAATCCAGGCAATCCAGGTAATCCAGGTAATCCAGGCAATCCAGGCAATCCAGGTAATCCAGGTAATCCTATCTGTCCCAATAAACCAAACTGCCCGAATACTCCTGTCCCAGAACCAATGACAATTCTGGGGTCTGGGACTGCGATCGCATTTGGAGCTTTGATTCAGCGTCGCAGAAGACGGAAGCCATAA
- a CDS encoding DUF1830 domain-containing protein gives MNSLSTSVRSALTFGLCCYVNSTPQVQIARIANIENWYFERVVFPGQRLLFEAPDNAHLEIHTGAIASAVLTDTIACSSLKVKSSEG, from the coding sequence ATGAATTCTCTTTCAACGAGCGTGAGATCAGCGCTGACGTTTGGTTTGTGCTGCTACGTCAATTCAACGCCCCAAGTTCAGATTGCCCGAATTGCGAATATTGAGAATTGGTATTTTGAGCGGGTGGTATTTCCGGGACAACGCTTACTGTTTGAAGCGCCTGACAACGCCCATCTTGAGATTCATACAGGTGCAATAGCGAGTGCGGTTTTGACGGATACGATCGCCTGTTCATCGCTGAAGGTTAAAAGTTCAGAGGGTTAG
- a CDS encoding TldD/PmbA family protein, producing MISQLTQFLNALEIPADWIGLRATKESSTTRSVRDRVPETNGSSLTQGVMVEVLVKGQIGYAATNLLTVEGIQAAAAQAYRQALAASAWNIYSTSIEARPKVVGQYVSPLLKPFDALSPGEINQILTKITEELKISDQIVQTSATALTTETETWFVSTNGSEVYQHFFRIGTDYAATAQEGSVVQRRTNNGWLAACYQGGLEYFITPELWQRVQQVGEQAIELLNAEDCPSETTTLVLAPDQMLLQIHESVGHPLELDRILGDERNYAGGSFVKLQDFGNLVYGSPLMNITFDPTVSGEFASYSFDDTGAPATREYLIKDGILQRGVGSLESQARTGVKGVACARASSWNRPPIDRMANLNLEPGTKSFEEIIAGIDRGIYMESNRSWSIDDQRHKFQFSCEYAKRIEQGKLTTTLRNPNYRSITPQFWGGLVEVGDRSTWQMYGTPMCGKGEPNQAITVGHGSPVAVFANIEVFGGGA from the coding sequence ATGATTTCTCAACTCACACAATTCCTGAATGCGCTGGAGATTCCTGCCGATTGGATAGGACTCCGAGCCACCAAGGAATCATCTACCACTCGTTCGGTGCGCGATCGCGTCCCTGAAACCAATGGCTCGTCTCTCACGCAAGGCGTGATGGTCGAAGTCCTAGTCAAAGGGCAGATCGGCTACGCTGCTACAAATTTACTAACAGTCGAGGGAATTCAAGCCGCAGCAGCACAGGCATATCGTCAAGCGCTTGCAGCTTCAGCATGGAATATTTATTCAACGTCGATCGAAGCGCGCCCCAAAGTTGTCGGTCAATATGTTTCGCCCTTACTAAAGCCCTTCGATGCATTGAGTCCCGGCGAAATTAACCAAATCCTGACCAAAATTACTGAAGAACTCAAGATTTCCGATCAGATTGTTCAAACTAGCGCCACGGCGTTAACGACTGAAACAGAAACCTGGTTTGTCAGCACGAATGGCTCAGAAGTCTATCAACATTTCTTCCGCATCGGCACAGACTACGCAGCAACCGCACAAGAAGGCTCTGTGGTACAACGTCGCACCAATAACGGTTGGCTCGCAGCTTGCTATCAAGGCGGATTAGAATACTTCATCACACCAGAACTTTGGCAGCGCGTACAGCAAGTGGGAGAGCAAGCGATCGAACTGCTCAACGCTGAAGACTGTCCCAGTGAGACAACCACTTTAGTGCTTGCACCCGATCAAATGCTGCTGCAAATTCATGAAAGTGTGGGGCATCCGTTAGAACTCGATCGCATTTTGGGCGATGAGCGTAACTATGCAGGCGGTAGCTTTGTCAAACTTCAGGACTTTGGCAATCTCGTCTACGGTTCACCGTTGATGAATATCACCTTTGATCCAACGGTTTCTGGCGAATTTGCCAGTTACAGTTTTGACGACACTGGCGCACCCGCCACGCGCGAATATTTGATCAAAGATGGCATTTTACAGCGCGGAGTCGGCAGCCTCGAAAGTCAAGCGAGAACAGGTGTCAAAGGAGTTGCGTGTGCCCGTGCTTCTTCTTGGAATCGTCCCCCAATCGATCGTATGGCAAACCTCAATCTCGAACCCGGAACTAAGAGTTTCGAGGAAATCATTGCAGGCATCGATCGCGGAATTTACATGGAATCCAATCGCTCTTGGTCGATCGACGATCAGCGCCACAAATTTCAATTTAGTTGTGAATATGCCAAACGCATTGAGCAAGGCAAACTCACAACCACGTTGCGGAATCCGAACTATCGAAGTATTACACCTCAATTTTGGGGAGGCTTAGTCGAGGTCGGCGATCGCTCAACCTGGCAAATGTACGGCACGCCGATGTGCGGAAAAGGCGAGCCGAACCAGGCAATCACGGTCGGGCATGGCTCTCCCGTAGCAGTCTTTGCCAATATTGAAGTCTTTGGAGGGGGCGCATAG
- a CDS encoding cysteine hydrolase family protein: MLPMFDLKSTALLIIDFQADYFHGGAIHVTGAAEVQPKAQQVLAAARTAGLPIIHTKEVHRKEMVDFGRELDGAEPVHCLETWAGTDFHPDFSPCDGEFAIAKRRYSAFFATDLDLLLRGLGIKTLVIMGTLTNVCVHYTAVDAHQHDYHFYVIEDCCMGSDWDAHWAALKSMAYLQQKSRLTHHEFIEAMSRLTQGVAN; this comes from the coding sequence ATGCTGCCCATGTTTGATCTCAAATCGACTGCTCTGTTAATTATTGACTTTCAAGCAGATTACTTTCACGGTGGCGCAATCCACGTCACTGGCGCTGCGGAAGTCCAACCCAAAGCTCAGCAAGTTTTAGCCGCCGCTAGAACAGCAGGATTGCCCATTATCCATACCAAAGAAGTACATCGTAAAGAAATGGTGGATTTTGGGCGAGAGCTAGATGGTGCTGAACCTGTTCACTGTCTCGAAACTTGGGCAGGAACCGATTTTCATCCTGATTTCTCTCCTTGTGATGGAGAGTTTGCGATCGCCAAACGACGCTACAGTGCTTTCTTTGCCACTGATTTAGATCTACTGCTGCGGGGTCTCGGCATCAAAACATTAGTCATCATGGGCACATTGACTAACGTGTGTGTACACTACACGGCTGTTGACGCTCACCAGCACGATTATCACTTTTATGTCATCGAAGATTGCTGCATGGGTTCAGATTGGGATGCCCATTGGGCTGCTCTCAAATCAATGGCATACTTACAGCAAAAATCCCGCTTGACTCATCACGAATTTATTGAAGCAATGTCTCGCTTAACTCAAGGTGTTGCAAATTAA
- a CDS encoding TldD/PmbA family protein has translation MLEASFNQLVNEIRSQLQPDEQFTLTLNCEQSQFIRFNHAKVRQTGTVNDGSLQLVLMHNHRSSYREFPFTGNLECDHQTAQAAIALLREEVPQLPENPYLVLPSGNHISRESHAGKLIAADQVVSTLLPMVSDLDFTGIYAAGSVIRAYADSVGQQHWFDTDSYSLDYSLFTADGQAVKGTLAGSTWDEAAYQSRIEESRAQLSLMSNAPKPIQRGQYRTYLAPAAIAELMTMLSWGGISESSHQQGGSCFSAMRRGEKKLSPKFTLKENFTSGLVPRFNELGEIAPLELALIESGELVNMLTSSATAKEYGLEANGATQGEELRSPEILPGDLDHDAILKTLDTGLYLSNLHYLNWSDRPTGRITGMTRYACFWVEKGEIIAPIENLRFDDSLYQFWGDNLVALTNFQEFIPDIGTYEHRNLGGVLAPGMIVEDFTYTL, from the coding sequence ATGTTAGAAGCTAGCTTTAATCAACTGGTTAACGAAATTCGCAGTCAACTCCAACCCGATGAGCAATTTACCCTCACTCTGAACTGTGAGCAAAGCCAGTTCATTCGATTCAATCATGCCAAAGTTCGACAAACTGGAACCGTCAATGATGGCAGTCTTCAACTTGTTTTGATGCACAATCATCGGAGTAGCTACCGAGAATTTCCGTTTACGGGTAATCTTGAGTGCGATCACCAAACGGCTCAAGCTGCGATCGCGCTCCTGCGCGAAGAAGTCCCCCAACTGCCTGAAAATCCTTATCTCGTCCTGCCTTCAGGCAATCACATCAGCCGAGAATCCCATGCTGGCAAGCTCATTGCTGCTGATCAAGTTGTTTCAACCCTGCTTCCAATGGTGTCGGATCTCGATTTCACGGGAATCTATGCCGCAGGTTCTGTGATTCGAGCGTATGCGGATTCAGTCGGTCAACAGCACTGGTTTGACACCGATTCTTATTCGCTAGATTACTCACTGTTTACCGCCGATGGACAAGCCGTAAAAGGCACATTAGCCGGATCGACTTGGGATGAGGCAGCCTATCAATCTCGGATTGAAGAATCGCGCGCGCAATTATCGTTAATGTCCAACGCGCCAAAGCCGATTCAGCGTGGACAGTATCGCACTTATCTTGCACCGGCTGCGATCGCGGAATTGATGACAATGCTTTCTTGGGGAGGAATTAGTGAATCGTCTCACCAACAAGGCGGCAGTTGCTTTAGTGCGATGCGTCGAGGTGAGAAGAAACTTTCGCCTAAGTTCACACTGAAAGAGAATTTCACATCCGGCTTAGTTCCCAGATTTAACGAACTCGGCGAGATCGCACCCTTAGAACTTGCTTTGATCGAATCAGGCGAACTAGTCAACATGCTAACCTCGTCTGCAACCGCAAAAGAATATGGGCTGGAAGCAAATGGCGCAACCCAAGGAGAAGAACTGCGATCGCCCGAAATTCTCCCAGGTGACCTAGACCACGATGCGATTCTCAAAACCCTCGATACTGGACTATATCTATCGAATTTGCACTATTTGAATTGGAGCGATCGCCCCACAGGTCGCATCACTGGAATGACGCGCTATGCGTGTTTCTGGGTTGAGAAGGGCGAGATTATTGCGCCGATCGAAAATCTCAGATTCGATGATAGTCTCTATCAATTTTGGGGAGATAATTTGGTCGCTCTGACGAATTTTCAAGAATTTATTCCCGACATTGGAACGTATGAGCATCGCAATTTAGGCGGCGTTCTTGCTCCTGGAATGATTGTGGAAGATTTTACGTACACGCTTTAA
- a CDS encoding potassium channel family protein → MNLSSLGFFHSLKSDNRNRQFAVIGLGRFGRAVCATMHNSGYEVLAADFDKGRVDQALNDRIVTHARQIDSTQPVALREAGIFEQDTVIIAIGNYVQESIITTMNVKEGGVRHVVAKASSEIHEKLLKKVGADHVVFPEHEMGCDLARSLTKPGILERFELDPENSIVELIAPENFHGKTIAELRLRSHYGLNLLAFSHQGKFIINPDPNTRLSKGIAIVVIGANRDIDRLPI, encoded by the coding sequence GTGAACTTATCGTCGTTAGGGTTCTTCCATAGTTTGAAATCGGATAACCGAAATCGACAGTTCGCTGTCATTGGATTGGGGCGCTTTGGTCGTGCAGTTTGTGCCACGATGCATAACTCTGGCTATGAAGTTCTAGCGGCTGACTTCGATAAGGGTAGAGTTGATCAAGCGTTAAACGATCGGATTGTCACCCATGCTCGCCAAATCGACTCGACTCAACCAGTGGCACTCCGAGAAGCCGGAATTTTTGAGCAAGATACTGTGATTATTGCGATCGGGAATTACGTTCAGGAAAGCATCATTACGACGATGAACGTCAAAGAAGGCGGGGTGCGTCATGTGGTTGCCAAAGCTTCCTCAGAAATCCACGAGAAATTGCTGAAAAAAGTTGGAGCCGATCACGTTGTCTTTCCAGAACATGAAATGGGTTGCGACTTAGCGCGATCGCTGACCAAACCTGGAATTTTAGAACGATTTGAGCTTGATCCTGAAAATAGTATTGTTGAACTCATCGCACCCGAAAACTTCCATGGCAAGACAATCGCGGAACTGAGACTGCGATCGCACTACGGCTTAAACTTGCTTGCCTTTAGTCATCAGGGAAAATTTATCATCAATCCTGATCCGAATACACGGCTCTCTAAGGGGATTGCGATTGTTGTCATCGGCGCAAATCGAGATATCGATCGTCTGCCAATTTGA
- a CDS encoding TrkH family potassium uptake protein yields MTVARTICLGFLAVILVGALLLMLPFSTASGEWNSPVAALFTATSAVCVTGLSVVDVGKFYSFWGQFFLVLLVQVGGLGYMTATTVLLLLLGKRLGLREKIAVQQSLDVQGLSGLAGLLQSIIATTLVFELTGVILLMTVFVPQYQDQPLWALWQSIFHSVNAFNNAGFGLFSDNLVQYVTNPVMNFTITGLIIFGGIGYGVIMELYQWIRNRIMRNPCRSNFSLNFRVATSTTISLLILGTIAFYATEFRNPNTLGALSLPHQLMAAWFQSVTPRTAGFNTIDITKMTTAGLFITIALMFMGASPGGTGGGIKTTTVRVLLDCTKAVLQGKEVVLGSQRQIPSALILKAVAVLVGSIGTVIGATILIALTDAKLDFIHILFEVVSAFATVGLTAFGTANLSIPGQLVIIAVMYVGRVGVLLLMSAILGDPKPSFVNYPEENLLVG; encoded by the coding sequence ATGACTGTCGCACGTACTATTTGTCTAGGCTTTCTCGCAGTAATTCTAGTCGGCGCTCTGCTCTTAATGCTTCCCTTCTCAACCGCTTCCGGAGAATGGAACAGCCCTGTTGCAGCCCTTTTCACCGCAACTTCAGCCGTCTGTGTAACAGGGCTATCAGTTGTCGATGTCGGCAAGTTTTATTCATTCTGGGGGCAGTTTTTTCTGGTGCTCTTAGTCCAAGTCGGAGGACTTGGCTACATGACTGCTACCACAGTTTTATTACTCCTGCTTGGGAAACGATTAGGACTGAGAGAGAAAATCGCAGTTCAACAATCACTGGATGTCCAAGGACTTTCAGGACTCGCAGGGCTTCTGCAATCGATTATCGCAACGACTCTAGTTTTTGAACTGACGGGTGTGATTCTGTTGATGACCGTTTTTGTCCCACAATATCAGGATCAACCCTTGTGGGCACTGTGGCAATCAATCTTTCACAGCGTCAACGCCTTTAATAATGCGGGATTCGGCTTGTTCTCAGACAACTTGGTGCAATACGTAACCAATCCAGTCATGAACTTTACGATCACTGGATTAATTATTTTTGGCGGGATCGGCTACGGAGTCATTATGGAGCTATATCAATGGATTCGCAATCGCATCATGCGCAATCCTTGCCGCTCAAATTTTTCTCTCAATTTTAGAGTTGCAACTAGCACCACGATCTCGCTTCTAATTCTCGGTACGATCGCATTCTACGCGACCGAATTCCGTAATCCCAATACGCTTGGAGCTTTAAGTTTGCCGCATCAACTGATGGCAGCTTGGTTCCAATCTGTCACACCCCGCACTGCCGGATTTAATACGATCGACATTACCAAAATGACGACTGCGGGCTTGTTCATCACGATCGCGCTCATGTTTATGGGTGCAAGTCCAGGCGGAACGGGCGGCGGCATCAAAACTACAACGGTCAGAGTTTTATTAGACTGCACCAAGGCTGTTCTACAGGGCAAAGAAGTTGTTTTAGGCTCACAGCGGCAGATTCCTTCCGCTCTGATTCTGAAAGCGGTCGCTGTGCTTGTTGGCTCGATCGGCACTGTGATTGGGGCAACCATCCTCATTGCTCTGACCGATGCCAAACTTGATTTCATTCACATTCTGTTTGAAGTTGTCTCAGCCTTTGCCACGGTTGGCTTAACCGCCTTTGGAACGGCAAATCTATCGATTCCTGGACAACTGGTGATCATTGCTGTCATGTACGTCGGGCGGGTCGGAGTCTTACTCTTAATGAGTGCGATTCTGGGTGATCCCAAGCCGAGTTTTGTTAACTATCCTGAAGAAAATTTACTAGTTGGGTAA
- a CDS encoding cyanoexosortase A system-associated protein — MKTWETIRNYWLAAALASSSLVLLKLTVTPPQKLPQLSYSFPAAIPLSRWEFVKATSIGTQKRYTPSLATSVDDLTIAGQQYRYLRQGRSLDIEMRYFNDTYTKVSDILEESTINNTKIDFETKRSTTGSYAVYQRSNRLYFSACIPVTRDTTVTDGELRGAQTRPDILMQRVFPWFIGRSQLRDLRCLWTNASLPIDPKAPTTTRQDLEQAWTEWIEWWQQNYPSIKNE, encoded by the coding sequence ATGAAAACCTGGGAGACCATTCGCAATTATTGGTTAGCTGCTGCGCTTGCAAGTAGTAGTTTAGTGCTGCTCAAACTCACAGTTACACCCCCTCAGAAGCTACCCCAACTTAGCTATTCTTTTCCAGCAGCCATTCCCCTGTCCCGCTGGGAATTTGTCAAAGCCACCTCAATTGGCACTCAAAAACGCTATACCCCTTCGCTTGCGACAAGCGTCGATGATTTAACGATCGCTGGACAGCAGTATCGCTATCTTCGCCAGGGTCGCTCTCTGGACATTGAGATGCGCTACTTTAATGACACCTACACCAAAGTCTCGGACATTCTTGAAGAATCTACGATTAACAACACCAAAATTGATTTCGAGACCAAGCGCTCAACGACCGGCAGCTATGCGGTTTATCAGCGATCAAATCGACTTTACTTTTCCGCCTGCATTCCAGTCACTCGGGATACGACCGTGACCGATGGCGAACTCAGAGGCGCGCAGACTCGACCCGATATTCTGATGCAGCGTGTCTTCCCCTGGTTCATCGGGAGAAGTCAACTGCGCGATTTACGCTGTCTCTGGACTAACGCCTCACTCCCAATCGATCCAAAGGCTCCAACGACAACTCGGCAAGACTTAGAGCAAGCTTGGACAGAATGGATAGAGTGGTGGCAGCAGAATTATCCGTCGATCAAAAACGAGTAG
- the crtA gene encoding cyanoexosortase A, whose protein sequence is MFFNTPYLLLALSTALTAIHLKLIWRSGHHGQFLEAALICWAATWFLVWRNHQNLKFESNPVPSAIGSCCIAWVLLRSLGISEYDSFLRFAPIVSGIGVALLASGFALKQYWRALLVLAWMVIPTTTLLTQFDISPLTADVSGSLLWYSGFRVIQDGVLLHMPTGSVEVYPGCSGIQLIWQHLLLGCLFVILFPIGLIRSLIVPLAGMLIAFLTNAIRVALMAILVAQNQREAFDYWHLGTGSLIFSMISVALFGFLCYFLLEQADRAAENDEVQA, encoded by the coding sequence GTGTTTTTCAACACCCCCTATCTCCTGCTGGCACTTAGTACAGCACTCACTGCGATTCATCTGAAACTTATTTGGAGAAGTGGACATCATGGACAATTTCTAGAAGCTGCCCTGATCTGTTGGGCTGCCACTTGGTTTCTCGTCTGGCGCAACCATCAAAACTTGAAATTTGAGAGCAATCCTGTACCGAGCGCGATCGGATCATGCTGTATTGCTTGGGTCTTGCTCAGAAGTCTAGGCATTTCAGAATATGACTCTTTCTTGAGATTTGCACCGATCGTATCTGGAATTGGAGTCGCTTTACTCGCATCAGGCTTTGCCCTGAAACAGTACTGGCGCGCACTTCTCGTATTGGCATGGATGGTGATCCCGACGACGACTCTCTTAACCCAATTCGACATTTCGCCCCTTACTGCAGATGTCAGCGGTAGCCTACTCTGGTACTCCGGATTTCGGGTGATTCAAGACGGGGTTTTACTTCATATGCCGACTGGAAGTGTCGAAGTCTATCCAGGATGTTCAGGGATTCAGCTGATTTGGCAGCATTTGTTACTGGGTTGCTTGTTTGTGATTCTCTTCCCGATCGGACTTATACGATCGCTGATCGTACCCCTCGCTGGAATGCTCATCGCCTTCCTCACAAACGCGATTCGGGTGGCACTGATGGCAATTCTGGTCGCTCAAAATCAGCGAGAAGCCTTTGATTATTGGCATTTAGGTACAGGTTCGCTAATTTTCTCGATGATCTCCGTCGCGTTGTTCGGTTTCCTGTGTTACTTCTTGCTCGAACAAGCCGATCGGGCTGCTGAAAACGATGAGGTGCAAGCATGA